The window TATCCACTAGTTGTGAGATCATAGACAGAAGACCACACAATAACAGGTATCCACCAGTTGTGGAGACTCATAGAGCGAGAAAAACCACACAAAAAGACATAAACACGGATACATAAACTTTGGAGACAGTGCAAATAAGACTGTGATAATAACAATCACAAGCACCAGAAGCGCACAGAATGAGCTCACCTTACAGGAACCATTTCTAATACACTGAAGTTAACTCGTTATAATCTTCAACTAATTTTTTGAAGTTGATAGGAGAGGCAAATTCGGTTGAGCCATCATAAACTAAATTCCCAAAAACTTCAGCTGTTGCCATTGTAGGGTGTACATTATCCCAAAATAAGTACTGGCTTCGATCCGAACAAACTGTAGCAGTTTGATTGCAACCATATAGAGCAGATCCACAACATGGATCTGTCACATTTTTAAAACCTGAAacaaaagtgagaaaaattataacagaatatgaaaattatgtttgaaATGAACTCAGTTTATAAGATAAGAAGTGACCCTGATAGCAAAGACACTTTTTGTGATAATTTTACAACTGTTTCAACTGCATGTGTTTCTAAGATGTAGAATGTGGAGATACAGAAATCATTTGCAGTTGTTTTCAGGTTCACAAGAGTTACTtcctttaaatttaaaacaagcAAGAAGAATTCAACATTTTGATAAACTAAACCTTTTGCGAAATCGCAGCTAGGTAAGGAGCCAAAGTGTCATCATGAGGATAGTAAAGccaaaattacaacaaaagaGCAAGAAGAATCACAAATAAGAGTATATTATCATCACAAATAAAAGCCTATATATATGGCCGTCAAATTAAGGAAAAAGCAAACgaataataatgaagaaaaatgtgtcttctttttgataataatgtaGCTTAAACTTTGGTTTTACATGTCATAAAAAAGCACCACATAATTTACATCTGAACCAAGACTTTCAAAAGCATCCTTGGTTCTTAGTAGAGTTCTTAATCCTTTTGAACTGTCTTCATTTATTCCATACTTGTTgatatcattttcattaatttgtttACAAACTAAAAAAGGTAAGAAGAgtagaacaaataaaaatgcattatattttattttgagtccCTAGATTGAGCTTATTTAGATCGACAATCATAAGGAAAAGTAAGTTAATTCATTTACATACCGTAGGCTCCAGGGTTATCAATTATCTTCATGAAAACAGCATAGGAATTTCCAATAGAATATTTCATCCCTGGCAATGTTGAGCTCAGATTATTCATAAGAACCTTTAACGCAATGTTGCATAACCATGGCAGGATATTTAGGACGTTTGTATCATTACGGGAAACAACATTCGCTCTAGGAATGTATCCTACAGGTACAAAATTAACAATACCGAACTTCCTCCCACCAAGTTCATAGAGATCCTGTAAAAGAAAATGCCAAGAAATGTCAATTAATTAAATGGAAATACGAAATTTTCAATAGTGACTATATTAATGAGTTGAAATTACCATTATATGATTTCTGTAGGTGGCAGTAAGATTAGAAATGAAGCTTGCggtttcaataaaaatattaaaatcggTGTCGTTCCTTTTGTGGTAGGTTTCGCTGAGAAAGGCACCTATATCATTATCTCCGATACTTATGAGGAAGAGAGATTCAGAGAGCAGCGGGTAAGGTGTAGTGAGCTGTGACCGAAATTTACGAAAGCACTTCACCTGCTCTGTCATGGAAATGACGCCATCACTGCTTTCCTAGAATTTTCAAAGtagaaaaatttataagaaaactaTTAAGATCTATTATTAAGATCAATTATTTGAAAACTATTAAAATCCTAAGTACTCAAAACTTCAACCtctacatgtatatataaatatatataatacttaagtaattacaattattatttggaAGTTTTTATGTATGTCATATTAATTTAAGCACTTGCACTCTACTCATTTTTATACTTATTTCAATGAttgaatttttatgaaaattaattttctcataTTCAACCTTAGTTTAGAGGgaaaataaaagttattttcTCTTCTTGCAGTATTGAGGGTTTGAAGTGTTGAATGTTTCgggtattttttataattttgttcaGACTAATTAActcagaaaaaaattattttttttaaatatttattttaatattttttacaaattagtcaataatatttatagtttttgaaATACCATAAGGTGACTTGTgagtgattttattttacaatcaCGACTTTAAGAATTTtagaaattgatgttgattcTGTTTGGTAATTcaaattatgtaattatattatataactatattagattatgtaattttttaattaatcagtATTCAgtcataaaattttgtaaatcaGTGAAATTCATTCAGTTTGTGTCtgattatttgaaatatattagcATTAATTCAGCAAAGACATAtgaatcatttattttaatttaaatattaaaccgAATGAGTTATATAATTTGGGGCGGCTTTAGGTTTGAGAGTAAgtttagaaattatatatatatatatatatatatatatatatatatatatatatatatatatatatatatatatatatatatatattgagggaCCAAAGCACTACCATctctaaagaaaaacaaagtgataaaagaaactaaaaacctaagggaaaaaaattaccGTTAAAAGTCTAGATCCTCCCGAGGCAAAATTTAACCCCTTCATTGCTTGCGTTATATCAATTTCGCAAGTGTTGTTGTCAATCAAGAGAGAGCGGAAAGGTGGTGGACTTTCTTTGAATCCCATAATTTGTGCTAATTCAAtacaataatataacaaaaacagAGAGAGTCTAGTTGcatactaaaataaataataataataataatccaatatACTCAGTTTTATAGTAACTACCATAAAATCGAGAGATAATAACTTTATCACTATGTATTAAGGTTTAAatgttaagaaaaataaaaaaataaaaaccaacttacccttatatatattttggatattaGGTTTAGATGTGAagcttatattaattttataggCATTGATGTGTTATGTCTCGATTCTATGATAATTGCCATAGAATCATGTCCACGAGCACGATCTGAcacttcaaaataaaaaaatctttttccaACTATAGCctctttttattttagatttattaaaatggCCTTGTACTATTTTATGCACCAATATTGTTTTGGGAAATTCAAATCAATGCTTAATCAACAAACAGTTAATTGggcattttaaatttttaaaaatctggcattttataaaaaaaaaaaaatcttttttaaaaattcagaaattatcattttaatgctttaatccaattttttgaaaaactatatctttgaaaattatttatttttttaaactccattttattttcaaattatattgttgttattattaaaatgggAATTATTTTGCATGGTTTTTAAACttaagattttattatattttataacaagtcaaataataatgatataaaaatcaACCGAGAACACCTTCACAAGCGGAAAATGATACCTCATTCTTCTACtaagtcaaagataaaagttTGAACCAACAAtcaagtggtctattggtattTGGATCTCATTAGAACTTTTTATAAGTAGTGAGAGTTCAAATCACTGGTAAGTGTATATTTTTaagagtgtgagtagtggttgtatACAAATAGTCCTAGCACCCATTTATGAGCAGGCCATGCTCCCACTTGTTTTTCTTAGCACTCTAGTCCTCATCTtcgcaaaaaataaaaaataaaattaaagattcGAAACTATAGTAAACAAAAGATAAAGATTTGAATTCCTATCAACTCAAAAGTTAAGGGTCcaaaacttattaaaataaatgtaaaataagaaacaaCATTTGATTcggaaaacaaatgaaaaagcaAAGAGAGAAGAGCTTGTACATGACGAGGCTTGTGCATGCCCATGTCTTTTATCTtggccaaaaaaataaaaaagataaaagttcGAGACTATagtaaacaaagataaaattattgttaGTGCAACGAATCTGTCCCAACTCAAAAGTTGAGTGTCCAAAACTCATTAAATAATGTGACACaagaaataatatttgattgagaaaacaaaatgaaaaagcaaaaaataaaaagcttgtACACGCAACTTCCTTTCTTAACCGcctaatgattaaaaaaattaaataaataaaagttagaTATTacagtaaataaaaataaagctttGAATCTCTCCCAACTTTTCAGTAGAGGGtgcaaaatttattaaaataatgtaaCATAAGAAATAACATTTGATTCggtaaacaaaatgaaaaagcaaagaaaggagCTCACCCAAGGCGTCAGCGCCATTGTAGCCATTACTGTACCTTCCAGTGGGGTGACGAGCGTTCTTTGAAGGGTAGTCAATTCCATAGGGTAAGAAATTATTGTAATAATCTTGGCCCCCGGACAAATACTTACTGTTGCCCACGTCGGCAGAGGAGTCACCAAAGATGAAGATCGCCGGAACTTTGGGGTCGGCCTCGCCGGAAGAGAAGGCCAGAGCAAGGAAGAGGCAGAGGAATGGGAGGAGGAGAAGGGAGTACTGAAGTGGTGCTGCCATTGTTCGTGCTTTCCAAGAGCTTCACGGTGCATAGTCTTATATAGAAGTGGTGTGTGGTACCTACCATGCATCCTGtttaatttctattattattattattattattattattattattattattatgtgaaaaAGTTAGAAAATAAAAGTAGCCCTATTGGATTCTAAGTGGATGCAAATATTTTGTACGGTGGggctatatatattatataaatttacactataaatatataaataaataaattttttattatacaatataaaaataataaagtaattttttttataaatatctttatGAGTTtcgaaattatatatatttatattattgttaatactaacaaatacaatttttttttcaatttcactCTATAAAATGTATACTCTACTAGAagatttactttttaaaaatttatatggtccatattattaaaaagatatGTTTAACTTAGATATTAATGTCAAATGGGACCGCTCAGTATATCATGGCATGGGCCTAGTATAACCTCGGATACTATGCAACGGGTTTAGGCCCGGGCCCGGGCCACTATGTTTTACTTAAATGTACTTTTTTAAACCccttgaaaatatataaataacacaaaacattcttaaaaaattgttagaaaaaaaaggaaatttagAAACATAAAAGTGTAGGCCTCATTagttaaaaaattgaaaatatacaacataaaataatttaaaaaagaaaatcccgCATATGCATGCGGCACATTGCTAACTTAAGTATGGTACTATAGCACCATGCCTGGGCTAGGCACGGCCCTTCTCATGTCGAGCCCAAGCTGGCATTGCCTGTTTTACACCTCTACTTATATGTACATACgtactttaaattttttgaaaaatctatGAGGTCTAAGGACTTGTAGTCTTTTTTTGTAAATCGGCCCTTTTAATTGTAAAGGACAAATGTCATTATTTGTCTTTATAGGTGGTTGAGAGTTCCAACTGTAACCATAACTTCGAAgataataatgaaatttttatttgtaaaatatttaaaactaatatttttttaaaaaaatttcatctcGTATATGGGTAACTTGTAACATTTAATCCCACGTTTTTCTCATGTACATGTTACAGTCATTCGTTTGTGTGGCATAAGATATAAAGGACATGACAgcaataaaattgtttttttttttatttaagaatattGTGCGgttgtttatatgtatataatgtaaataatttaatactGTAGTgggtgaaatttattttttatgcacACATTTAAAATGTGCCATTTTGTTACATCTTTGTAGactaaaatgataattttttttttaatgttgataaACCAGAGATTTGAACGTTAACGATTAATCACTGAAAAGAGTAAAATACGGAGTCTAATACAGTAGAGATggtaaataagaaaaaaaaatttgtataaaatttatattctagGGCATTGTGAGATATTGATAAATACCCTTCTCCTTATGTATATCTTggtactaaaataaatattaaacctaGGGTCCGTTTAGATCATGGAATAGTTATGATAATGGTATATAATAGGAAAGGTAGTGATAATGGTAATGGAAAagtaatgataatgaaaatgaaaaagtgtTTGATTggaaagaataaatattgaGAATGAGAAAAGTGGGATAGAGAACTATATGTAAATTACTTTAATATTCATATAGGTAATGATATgttgatatataaaataattacatataaataaatatctagtatttgtaattattataattaaatatttagaataaataattttttttactattaaccaataaaataattcactttaattaccatacttaaaaatttttattaattattttatttaattaaatctatgtaaagtcaaaaatatcatttcactttaattattgtaatgtaatatgtatattaaacttgttaattattataatatttaaacaactcaatttatgttcaatataatttactttaattattataattagttatttaaattaatgattattatttaactaaatCACGACTAGGGGCAAAATTGTTATTTCACTATCAATaatctatttaattaaatatcaaccGGGTAAAAGTGTCATCTcactttaattaccataatgagatatttttattaactatgTTATTTAATTACATAGGGGCAAACATGtcattttagtttaattattataatgtaatatgtatattaaataattcttttagttattatttattttaattattataatatttaaatggctcaatttatttttttttaaatttaatttaattattataattagttatttaaattaattattataatttaattaaattttaactatGGACAAAAATATCAATTCACT of the Dioscorea cayenensis subsp. rotundata cultivar TDr96_F1 unplaced genomic scaffold, TDr96_F1_v2_PseudoChromosome.rev07_lg8_w22 25.fasta BLBR01001466.1, whole genome shotgun sequence genome contains:
- the LOC120256490 gene encoding GDSL esterase/lipase At5g63170-like; its protein translation is MAAPLQYSLLLLPFLCLFLALAFSSGEADPKVPAIFIFGDSSADVGNSKYLSGGQDYYNNFLPYGIDYPSKNARHPTGRYSNGYNGADALAQIMGFKESPPPFRSLLIDNNTCEIDITQAMKGLNFASGGSRLLTESSDGVISMTEQVKCFRKFRSQLTTPYPLLSESLFLISIGDNDIGAFLSETYHKRNDTDFNIFIETASFISNLTATYRNHIMDLYELGGRKFGIVNFVPVGYIPRANVVSRNDTNVLNILPWLCNIALKVLMNNLSSTLPGMKYSIGNSYAVFMKIIDNPGAYGFKNVTDPCCGSALYGCNQTATVCSDRSQYLFWDNVHPTMATAEVFGNLVYDGSTEFASPINFKKLVEDYNELTSVY